CTTGGCTGAAGATTACCTGAGGGGTGATTGTGCACTAAGATCACCGAACTTGCCTGTGCGACAAGTGCGTGACCGAAAACTTTTTTGGGGTCTGCTGACGTTCCTGCAATACCACCAATGGATATAGTTTTCACCCCAATCACTTCGTTGGCTCTGTCAATTAAGATTATTTTTAGGGACTCATAAAAAGCTATGTCGTCCCCATAAAACGGGAGAATAATTCTATATCCGTCCTTAGATGTTCTAAGCCTTCCAAGTGACTTTTCTCTGTTTATCTCATAGGAGTATTTCAACTCCTTTATCATGAAGTCTTCCATT
The Flammeovirga agarivorans DNA segment above includes these coding regions:
- a CDS encoding JAB domain-containing protein, translated to MEDFMIKELKYSYEINREKSLGRLRTSKDGYRIILPFYGDDIAFYESLKIILIDRANEVIGVKTISIGGIAGTSADPKKVFGHALVAQASSVILVHNHPSGNLQPSSADIQFTNKIKAAGKYLELPVLDHLVISDQGYYSFADEGLI